The Nocardia sp. NBC_01503 sequence GGGCGAGAAGGGGTTCACCACGGGGACCGGCAATATGGCCGATGGCACCGCGAATCTTTCGACCTCGTTCGGGAATCTGACCACGGGGCTGCGTAAATCCGCGAAGGCGCTCGCCGCGATGGAGCATCGCAATACCGACAGCTTCAAGTAGGTGCCGAATTGGTAAGGGAGCGTGGGGAAGCCGAGGCCGCCTCGATTATGGAGGGGTTCGCGCGGCAGATGCGCGAGATTGCCGAGGCGTCGCGTAAACGGACGTTGTTGACGGCCAGCGCCACCAGTGGGCGGGTGACGGTGACCGTCAATGCCGACTGCATTGTGATCGCCACCAAGTTCGCCTCCGATATCGCCGACGTCGGTTATGACGAGATCGCGAAGGCCGTGACGATCGCCGCGCAGCAGGCCTCGGCCGATATGCGGCGTCAGACCGAGGAGCTGCTGCGGCCGCTCAGTGACAAGCGGGCCAAGATGCCCAAGCTGTCCGAGCTTTTCGAGGGTATGCCCGATCTCGAATCGCAGGCGCCCATCCCGCAGCCGGCCTCGCTCGCGCCGCCGCAGGCCAAGGAGCGGCTCGCGCAAAAGGCCGAACCCGCACCGGAATTCAGCGATGCGGTGGATTACGAGGATTGGCACTCCACCCGGGGCAATTCGGGTCCGACCAGCAGCGGCTGGTGACCTACTCGGTCAGATCCGGGTAGAAGCGCCGCTGGAACGGCTGCAATCGCGAGATCGCCAATTGCCCGGCCCCCTGGCAGACCGGGCATAGCCGACCGCCCGAGCACTCCGGACACGTCACCCGCCCGGCAGCGGTATCCGAGAGCCAGCCGCGACCACCGCATTCCGGACAGCGGCCCAGGCCGTCGCATTCGTAGCAGAGCACATGGCGTGAGGAGAGCGTCGCGGCCGTGCGGACCGGATCCGGCCACTCCGGCTCCGATGCGGCGGCCAGCGCCATGGCCGGGGTGGCGGCGCTGAACAGTACGGTCGGCACCTGATCGGGCACCCGGATCTCGAGGGTATTGCCATTCGAATATCCGGTCACCAGAGTGCGATTCACCTCGCGGGACTCCGATACCTCCCAGCCCGCGTTCGCCAGCATGGCGGCGGCGTGGCGCACGGTGTCCT is a genomic window containing:
- a CDS encoding YbaB/EbfC family nucleoid-associated protein, translated to MVRERGEAEAASIMEGFARQMREIAEASRKRTLLTASATSGRVTVTVNADCIVIATKFASDIADVGYDEIAKAVTIAAQQASADMRRQTEELLRPLSDKRAKMPKLSELFEGMPDLESQAPIPQPASLAPPQAKERLAQKAEPAPEFSDAVDYEDWHSTRGNSGPTSSGW